One Candidatus Acididesulfobacter guangdongensis genomic window carries:
- a CDS encoding threonine synthase, translating into MNRIWGLILHPQKYEGVIKKYREFLPEIDDEFIVSINEGNTPLIKSRNVYKTINPDIEIYFKYEGLNPTGSFKDRGMTMAVSKAVADGSKAIICASTGNTSAAAAAYAARAGIKSFVLIPEGKIAMGKLSQALMHGSVVMQIQGNFDDALIIAKEISEEFEVTLVNSVNPYRIEGQKTASFEIADELGKAPDYHILPVGNAGNITAYWNGYKEYKQAGKIQNLPKMLGFQAAGAAPIVLNHIVKEPHTIATAIRIGNPASWQKAVKAKEESGGLIEAVTDEDLLSAYAMLARTEGIFCEPASAITLAGLIQLNKRGFFKKGDVCVLTLTGHGLKDPQNAIKVSSEPIVVPCDKKSVLKAMELI; encoded by the coding sequence GAATCGTATATGGGGGTTAATTTTGCATCCGCAGAAATATGAAGGCGTTATCAAAAAATATCGTGAATTTTTACCGGAGATAGACGATGAGTTTATTGTAAGCATTAATGAGGGCAATACGCCGCTTATTAAATCAAGAAATGTTTATAAAACTATAAACCCTGACATTGAAATCTATTTTAAATATGAAGGGTTAAATCCGACCGGTTCCTTTAAGGATAGAGGAATGACTATGGCTGTGTCAAAAGCCGTAGCAGACGGTTCAAAAGCGATAATATGCGCCTCTACCGGCAATACTTCCGCTGCTGCCGCCGCTTATGCCGCCAGAGCCGGTATAAAATCATTCGTGCTTATTCCTGAAGGTAAAATTGCGATGGGTAAACTTTCTCAGGCTCTGATGCACGGTTCGGTTGTAATGCAGATACAGGGAAATTTTGACGACGCGCTTATTATTGCCAAAGAAATATCGGAAGAATTTGAAGTGACCCTGGTAAATTCGGTTAATCCATACCGCATAGAAGGACAGAAAACAGCTAGTTTTGAAATAGCGGACGAACTTGGGAAAGCCCCCGACTATCATATACTTCCGGTAGGCAATGCAGGCAATATTACCGCATACTGGAACGGTTATAAAGAATATAAACAAGCCGGAAAAATTCAAAACTTGCCTAAAATGCTCGGCTTTCAAGCTGCTGGAGCTGCGCCCATAGTACTCAACCATATAGTTAAAGAACCGCATACTATTGCCACCGCTATAAGAATAGGAAATCCCGCAAGTTGGCAAAAGGCGGTTAAGGCAAAAGAAGAATCTGGAGGATTAATCGAAGCAGTGACGGATGAGGATCTGCTTTCCGCTTATGCTATGCTGGCGAGAACAGAAGGAATATTTTGCGAACCAGCTTCGGCTATAACATTAGCAGGCTTAATCCAACTAAATAAACGCGGATTTTTCAAAAAAGGCGATGTCTGCGTTTTGACTTTAACAGGGCACGGACTTAAAGACCCGCAAAATGCAATAAAAGTTTCAAGCGAGCCGATAGTTGTTCCATGTGATAAAAAATCAGTTTTAAAGGCAATGGAGCTAATTTAG
- a CDS encoding cofactor-independent phosphoglycerate mutase, with translation MEKEKKYIILCPDGMADFPLTELNNKSPLDFASTPNMDYIASNGITGLVKTIPDDCLPGSDIGSMSILGYDPVKYYTGRSPLEAMSMGIELMDSDVAFRLNLVNILDENGKRIMHDYSGGHITTEEAKSILETLQKELGGADFQFYPGVSYRHLMVAKNALDIKGLQTVAPHDIPDLQIDEYLPHGNSSSGILLEIMKKAEDILKNHDVNKARIASGKLPANSIWLWGQGHRPSMPTMKEEYGIEGSVISAVDLVKGIGKYAGLNSIDVPGATGYLDTNYQGKVEYGLNSLNSGDFVYIHVEAPDEASHEGSIEKKIQAIQDFDKYIVGGVLKGVKKYQDFIIMILPDHYNPVKLKKHTAGPVPFCAFSPSMKDTHFKYHASNFSEKNSQNTGLFFDSGAKLFKNFLNSFNEFL, from the coding sequence ATGGAAAAAGAAAAAAAATATATTATTCTGTGTCCTGACGGTATGGCTGATTTTCCTTTAACAGAACTGAATAATAAATCTCCGCTTGATTTCGCGTCAACACCCAACATGGATTATATTGCTTCTAACGGCATTACAGGACTTGTCAAGACAATTCCCGACGACTGCCTTCCGGGAAGCGATATCGGTTCTATGAGTATTTTAGGGTATGACCCGGTTAAATATTATACAGGAAGGTCTCCTTTAGAAGCTATGAGCATGGGCATTGAGCTTATGGACAGCGATGTAGCTTTCAGACTTAATCTTGTCAATATACTTGATGAAAACGGAAAAAGAATTATGCATGATTATTCCGGCGGGCATATTACCACAGAAGAAGCAAAGAGCATATTGGAGACATTGCAGAAAGAATTAGGCGGCGCTGATTTTCAATTTTATCCGGGCGTCAGCTATAGACATCTTATGGTTGCTAAAAATGCTCTTGACATAAAAGGGCTGCAGACCGTAGCTCCTCATGATATACCGGATTTACAAATAGACGAATATCTGCCTCACGGAAATTCATCAAGCGGTATTTTACTGGAAATAATGAAAAAAGCAGAGGATATACTTAAAAATCACGATGTTAATAAAGCAAGGATAGCTTCCGGCAAGCTTCCGGCAAATTCTATATGGCTATGGGGGCAGGGACACAGGCCCAGTATGCCCACTATGAAGGAAGAGTACGGAATAGAAGGTTCCGTCATATCTGCGGTTGACCTTGTGAAAGGAATAGGGAAATACGCAGGACTAAATTCTATTGACGTTCCGGGTGCTACGGGATATCTTGACACAAATTATCAGGGCAAAGTCGAATACGGCTTAAATTCACTAAATTCCGGCGATTTTGTATATATCCATGTAGAAGCTCCGGACGAGGCGTCCCACGAAGGCAGCATTGAAAAAAAAATACAGGCTATACAGGATTTTGATAAATACATAGTCGGCGGCGTCCTCAAAGGAGTTAAAAAATATCAGGATTTTATTATTATGATTTTACCAGACCATTACAATCCGGTAAAATTGAAAAAACATACCGCAGGACCTGTCCCTTTTTGCGCTTTTTCGCCGTCAATGAAAGATACGCATTTTAAATATCATGCGTCTAATTTTTCTGAAAAAAATTCTCAAAACACTGGTTTATTTTTTGATTCCGGTGCTAAACTATTTAAAAATTTTTTAAATTCTTTTAATGAATTCTTATAA
- a CDS encoding NADP-dependent isocitrate dehydrogenase: MNENVFKWDSKVCIPTGGSFIKLKDDKTLEIPDNPIIPYIEGDGIGPEIVPVMHKVLNSAVKKAYNGSKVIYWVEALAGDKAEKNGLERMPEATLEILKQSVVSIKGPLGTPVGKPGKSLNSILRQSMDFYSAIRPVYYLGQPSPIPDAGRVNVTVFRENSDDVYMSIEYMPKSDGAKKVREFFINEMGVKPDAIPEDAGITVKPMSEFKTKRHVRKAFRYAIENNKKSIAVAGKGNIMKATEGAFMNWAFEVAKEDEFKDKISAGPVAGNQIKLSKVITDQMLMQLVLKPDAYDVIITQNLNGDYISDLASALVGGPGFVPSGNIGDGYALFESTHGVGMDIAGKGMANPLSITLSGAMMLEYIGFKEAADLIYKAVKSVIEQRKGTSDMFYGFKKMGKDATELKTAEFGEAILTAI, from the coding sequence ATGAACGAAAATGTGTTTAAATGGGATAGTAAAGTGTGTATTCCAACAGGGGGAAGTTTTATTAAGCTAAAAGATGATAAAACATTAGAAATACCAGATAACCCTATAATTCCTTATATTGAAGGAGACGGAATAGGTCCTGAAATTGTTCCGGTAATGCATAAAGTTTTAAACAGCGCCGTAAAAAAAGCATATAATGGCTCAAAAGTTATTTATTGGGTAGAAGCGCTTGCCGGAGACAAAGCTGAAAAGAACGGATTAGAAAGAATGCCCGAAGCAACTTTGGAGATTTTAAAACAGAGCGTTGTTTCTATAAAAGGACCTCTCGGTACCCCTGTCGGCAAACCGGGAAAGTCTCTTAATTCTATTCTAAGGCAGTCTATGGATTTTTACTCGGCAATAAGACCGGTCTACTATCTTGGACAGCCGTCGCCGATACCCGACGCGGGACGGGTAAATGTAACGGTTTTCAGGGAAAATTCAGACGATGTTTATATGTCTATAGAATATATGCCGAAATCAGACGGAGCAAAAAAAGTGCGGGAGTTTTTTATTAATGAAATGGGCGTGAAACCGGACGCTATTCCCGAAGATGCAGGTATTACCGTTAAACCTATGAGTGAATTTAAAACAAAAAGGCATGTAAGAAAAGCTTTCAGATATGCCATAGAGAATAATAAAAAATCGATTGCGGTAGCCGGAAAAGGCAATATCATGAAAGCTACCGAAGGCGCTTTTATGAATTGGGCTTTTGAAGTAGCGAAAGAGGATGAATTTAAGGATAAAATATCGGCAGGACCTGTTGCCGGCAATCAGATAAAACTTTCCAAAGTCATAACCGACCAGATGCTTATGCAGTTAGTTTTAAAGCCTGATGCTTATGATGTTATCATTACCCAGAATTTGAACGGTGATTATATATCAGACCTTGCTTCTGCTCTCGTAGGAGGACCTGGTTTTGTTCCAAGCGGAAATATCGGAGACGGTTATGCTCTTTTTGAAAGTACCCACGGAGTCGGCATGGACATTGCCGGAAAAGGTATGGCAAATCCTTTATCTATTACTTTATCAGGCGCTATGATGCTCGAATACATCGGCTTCAAAGAAGCTGCAGACCTTATTTATAAAGCCGTAAAAAGCGTTATAGAACAGCGTAAAGGTACAAGCGATATGTTTTACGGATTCAAAAAAATGGGTAAAGATGCAACGGAGCTTAAGACTGCCGAGTTTGGCGAGGCTATTCTAACAGCAATATAA
- a CDS encoding OsmC family peroxiredoxin, with protein MKLSVRQKEDFHFIGSGDSGEINIDAAGYVGGKNRGVRPPELFLYSIAGCMGIHVYEALHKSGKHIEDIIVDTDSERKETSPKVFTKISLSFTIKAKELTDEDVTKAIEEALNKTCSIAYLINQVAPISYSFKIVQ; from the coding sequence ATGAAATTATCGGTTAGACAGAAAGAAGATTTTCATTTTATCGGCTCAGGCGACTCAGGCGAAATAAACATTGACGCGGCAGGATACGTCGGCGGAAAAAACAGAGGGGTAAGACCGCCTGAACTTTTTCTTTATTCTATTGCAGGATGTATGGGTATTCATGTTTACGAAGCCCTTCATAAAAGCGGTAAGCACATAGAAGATATTATAGTGGATACCGACAGCGAACGAAAAGAAACTTCCCCTAAAGTTTTCACAAAGATTTCTTTATCTTTTACCATAAAAGCTAAAGAACTTACCGACGAAGATGTTACGAAAGCTATCGAGGAAGCTCTTAACAAAACATGCAGCATTGCTTATCTGATAAATCAAGTAGCTCCTATTTCATATTCCTTTAAGATAGTGCAGTAA